A window of Streptomyces gilvosporeus contains these coding sequences:
- a CDS encoding peptidoglycan-binding protein — MRTPPDPFAAQGSVGVRSALIDELSATGHVTHKPYRKTSVTLHHNDGKTSRLSYQGVLNGWKTRPASAHFDVDSAGAVAQYVRVNEYAWAVRDIAGNQSSISIEMANATLAPGWTVAETTWNNAARLAGWLFAKVIGERPSKSNLFYHHHWSSTECAGSYMDKIYDKVLAAAQEAYDHFKDSHPVPGPDTEPFPGASFFHAGQKSPIIAAMHQRLVAEGCNRYQPSTNTDIWGPGDVKSYAAWQEKLGFQGDDANGIPGKTSWDELQLPNV, encoded by the coding sequence GTGCGTACACCTCCCGATCCTTTCGCGGCCCAGGGCAGCGTCGGCGTTCGTTCTGCCCTCATCGACGAGCTCAGCGCGACGGGCCACGTCACCCACAAGCCCTACAGGAAGACGTCGGTCACGCTGCACCACAACGACGGCAAGACGTCGCGACTTTCGTACCAGGGTGTGCTCAACGGCTGGAAGACACGTCCGGCTTCGGCCCACTTCGATGTGGACTCCGCTGGTGCCGTCGCTCAGTACGTCAGGGTGAACGAGTACGCCTGGGCCGTCCGCGACATAGCTGGCAACCAGAGCTCGATCAGCATCGAAATGGCGAACGCAACGCTCGCGCCCGGCTGGACGGTCGCCGAGACCACCTGGAATAACGCTGCGCGCCTCGCTGGCTGGCTCTTCGCCAAGGTGATCGGCGAACGCCCCAGTAAGAGCAACCTCTTCTACCACCACCACTGGTCCTCGACCGAATGCGCCGGCTCGTACATGGACAAGATCTATGACAAGGTCCTCGCGGCGGCTCAGGAGGCGTACGACCACTTCAAGGATTCACACCCCGTCCCCGGGCCGGATACCGAGCCGTTCCCTGGTGCGTCGTTCTTCCACGCCGGACAGAAATCGCCGATCATCGCCGCAATGCACCAGCGGCTCGTCGCCGAAGGCTGCAACCGGTACCAGCCGAGCACCAACACCGACATATGGGGCCCAGGCGATGTCAAGTCCTACGCCGCCTGGCAGGAGAAGCTCGGCTTCCAAGGCGATGACGCCAACGGCATCCCCGGCAAGACCAGTTGGGACGAGTTGCAGCTCCCCAACGTCTGA
- a CDS encoding immunity 49 family protein: MPCDQCGADTWLDAFYLAVICREAARLDMLARIPVSLLRDFGGALDEYTYAWVETLQSFWLRRDDLRTHLVRAVDLSAPEHARVVDAEEMIKLRYPPIMMLYRYLRNDAAGFNEALADAVRWHKEYWTADEDRAHNILGVVALAPLAIACLAKANGILVEVETDYLPKALLDFAWRGEFDA; the protein is encoded by the coding sequence GTGCCCTGTGATCAGTGTGGCGCGGACACCTGGCTCGACGCCTTCTACCTCGCGGTCATCTGCCGTGAAGCAGCCCGCCTCGACATGCTGGCCCGGATCCCGGTGTCCCTGCTGCGCGACTTCGGCGGCGCCCTGGACGAGTACACCTACGCCTGGGTGGAGACCCTCCAGAGCTTCTGGCTCCGCCGGGACGACCTGCGCACGCACCTGGTGCGCGCCGTGGACCTGAGTGCTCCCGAGCACGCCCGCGTCGTCGACGCGGAGGAGATGATCAAGCTCCGCTACCCGCCGATCATGATGCTCTACCGCTACCTGCGCAACGACGCCGCCGGTTTCAACGAGGCCCTGGCCGACGCCGTCCGCTGGCACAAGGAGTACTGGACCGCCGACGAGGACCGCGCCCACAACATCCTGGGCGTCGTGGCCCTCGCTCCGCTGGCGATCGCCTGCCTGGCGAAGGCCAACGGCATCCTGGTCGAGGTCGAGACCGACTACCTCCCCAAGGCCCTCCTCGACTTCGCATGGCGCGGCGAGTTCGACGCGTAA